One window of Bacteroidota bacterium genomic DNA carries:
- the recQ gene encoding DNA helicase RecQ, which translates to MKKQDLVQQIDQTLKTFFGFNSFKGTQREVILSIIQGHNTFVIMPTGGGKSLCYQLPAIILDGTAIIISPLIALMKNQVDLISTFGAKKGFAHFLNSSLSKKNVEVVKDDLRNGRTKMLYVAPETLNKESTLELLKKMTIPFIAVDEAHCISEWGHDFRPEYRRVRNVIETIGKIPIIALTASATPKVQDDILKNLEIEDANVFKSSFDRPNLYYSVKPKPSNTHAVKNIVNYIKNNNGSGIIYCLTRKKTEELAETLQLNGINAIAYHAGMESSMRVKNQDAFLMEDVNVICATIAFGMGIDKPDIRYVIHFDVPKSIESYYQETGRAGRDGIRSDCILYYNYKDLLRLEKLFRDKPYYEREKANQLLNHTAAFCENSNCRREALLHYFGENYTKSDCSENKMCDNCRYPKEKFEGHEEILIILKLINDLGSEHKLEHIANIMIGESDKTISQHNHDSLEMFGAGNEHDFNYWKSIIRISLLEDLLEHNIENLGTLRITEKGKNFIKEPHNIEVAIDSDYSNIEDDDFVAKGGQGGYDENLFKMLKDVRKTIARRNEVPPYIVFQDPSLEEMAIKYPITKDELTKIIGVSETKAIRYGQSFLEVIDDYVTENNIERPEDLVVKSVINKSKNKVFIIQNIDKKISLEDISTAIGYDYEELLNEIEDIVYSGTKLNLNYFIDEVLDEDFQDEIFDYFLQADTDSLKIAYDKMGKDVYSIEELQLMRIKFISEMAN; encoded by the coding sequence ATGAAAAAACAAGATTTAGTACAACAGATTGATCAAACATTAAAGACTTTTTTCGGTTTTAATTCTTTTAAAGGAACCCAAAGAGAAGTTATCTTAAGCATCATTCAAGGACATAATACTTTTGTTATTATGCCAACAGGAGGAGGCAAAAGCTTATGCTACCAATTACCTGCAATCATCCTTGATGGTACTGCAATAATTATTTCCCCCCTGATTGCTCTTATGAAAAATCAGGTAGATTTAATTAGCACCTTTGGTGCAAAAAAAGGATTTGCACATTTTTTAAATTCTTCATTATCAAAAAAAAATGTAGAAGTAGTAAAAGACGATTTACGTAACGGCAGAACAAAAATGCTTTACGTTGCTCCGGAAACATTAAACAAAGAGAGTACTTTAGAGCTTCTAAAAAAAATGACAATTCCTTTTATAGCAGTTGATGAAGCACATTGTATTTCTGAATGGGGACATGATTTTAGACCTGAGTACAGAAGAGTGAGAAATGTAATTGAAACAATAGGTAAAATTCCAATAATAGCACTAACAGCATCTGCCACTCCAAAAGTACAAGATGATATTTTAAAAAATCTTGAAATTGAAGATGCAAATGTTTTTAAATCATCATTCGACAGACCAAATTTATATTATAGTGTAAAACCCAAACCATCAAATACACATGCTGTTAAAAATATTGTAAATTACATTAAAAACAATAACGGCTCAGGAATTATTTACTGCTTAACAAGAAAAAAAACTGAAGAACTTGCAGAAACTCTTCAATTAAATGGAATAAATGCTATTGCATACCATGCAGGAATGGAAAGCTCTATGAGAGTAAAAAATCAAGATGCTTTTCTCATGGAAGATGTTAATGTTATTTGTGCTACCATTGCTTTCGGCATGGGAATCGACAAACCCGATATTCGATACGTTATACACTTTGACGTTCCTAAATCAATTGAAAGTTATTATCAGGAAACAGGTAGAGCTGGACGAGATGGAATACGTTCAGATTGTATTCTTTATTACAATTACAAAGACCTTCTGAGGCTAGAAAAATTATTCAGAGATAAGCCATATTACGAAAGAGAAAAAGCAAATCAATTATTAAATCACACAGCAGCATTTTGTGAAAACTCAAATTGCCGTAGAGAAGCCCTACTACATTACTTTGGCGAAAATTACACAAAATCTGATTGTAGTGAAAACAAAATGTGTGATAACTGCCGTTATCCAAAAGAAAAATTTGAAGGACACGAAGAAATCCTAATAATTCTTAAACTAATAAATGATCTTGGTAGTGAGCATAAGTTAGAACACATTGCAAACATCATGATAGGAGAATCAGATAAAACAATCTCTCAACACAACCATGATAGTTTAGAAATGTTTGGAGCAGGTAATGAACATGATTTCAATTACTGGAAATCAATTATCAGAATATCACTTTTAGAAGACCTCCTTGAGCATAATATTGAAAATCTTGGAACATTAAGAATTACCGAAAAAGGTAAAAACTTTATAAAAGAGCCACATAATATTGAGGTTGCTATTGACAGCGATTATTCAAACATTGAAGATGATGATTTTGTAGCAAAAGGTGGACAAGGTGGTTATGATGAAAATCTTTTCAAAATGTTAAAAGATGTCAGAAAAACAATTGCAAGGAGAAATGAAGTACCCCCCTATATTGTTTTTCAAGATCCCTCACTTGAAGAAATGGCTATTAAATATCCAATAACAAAAGATGAATTAACAAAAATTATTGGTGTTTCCGAAACAAAAGCAATAAGATACGGACAATCATTTTTGGAAGTTATTGATGATTATGTAACAGAAAATAATATTGAAAGACCTGAAGACCTTGTTGTTAAATCTGTAATAAACAAATCAAAAAATAAAGTTTTTATTATTCAAAATATTGATAAAAAAATATCACTGGAAGATATTTCAACAGCAATAGGATATGATTATGAGGAACTTCTTAACGAAATTGAAGATATTGTTTATTCAGGAACGAAACTAAACCTTAACTATTTTATCGATGAAGTTTTAGATGAAGATTTTCAGGATGAAATATTTGACTACTTTTTACAAGCCGATACAGATTCATTAAAAATAGCTTACGACAAGATGGGAAAGGATGTATATTCCATTGAAGAATTACAGCTTATGAGAATAAAATTTATTTCAGAAATGGCTAATTAA
- a CDS encoding OmpH family outer membrane protein, translating to MKKSTLIPQIILAIAIIVLYILHFTQDNSTATNDKTKKRSIVTDTTEQNIRIAYVNTDSILHNYKYYNALEKKLEIKQNNASYQLKQKTKKLEKDYKNLLSKINLGLITEEQAQQQFAKQQQGVEQYRATVRNDLLIEEQKLTEELYDSIVSYIERYNQQTNYNYILGYSKGSGILHADKKYNLTSEVLFGLNEEYDNRTNTESKKKK from the coding sequence GTGAAAAAATCAACACTAATACCACAAATTATTCTTGCTATTGCAATTATTGTTTTATATATACTTCATTTCACACAAGATAATTCAACAGCTACTAATGATAAAACTAAGAAAAGAAGTATAGTAACAGATACTACCGAACAAAATATTAGAATAGCTTATGTAAATACAGACTCTATTTTACATAACTACAAATACTATAATGCATTAGAAAAAAAACTTGAGATAAAACAAAACAATGCAAGCTATCAACTAAAGCAAAAAACAAAAAAACTTGAAAAAGATTATAAAAATTTACTTTCCAAAATAAATTTAGGACTAATTACCGAAGAACAAGCACAACAACAATTTGCAAAACAACAACAAGGAGTTGAGCAATACAGGGCAACAGTTAGAAACGACCTTTTGATTGAGGAACAAAAACTTACAGAAGAATTATACGATAGTATTGTAAGCTACATCGAAAGATATAATCAACAAACAAATTACAACTATATTCTCGGATACTCAAAAGGAAGTGGAATTCTCCATGCGGACAAAAAATATAATCTAACTTCTGAAGTTCTTTTTGGATTAAATGAGGAATATGATAATAGGACTAATACTGAATCAAAGAAGAAAAAATAA